Within Dysosmobacter sp. Marseille-Q4140, the genomic segment CCCGCCACGGCCACCACCGCCCGGGCGCTCATCAGAGGCTCCAGGTTGGAAAGGAGCCGGTGCAGCCCCGCCACGCCCACGTCGTAGAGCCGGGTCACGGCGCTGCCCAGGGCCTCGGCGGTGAGAGCCGCCTCCTCCGCCACGGGCAGGTCGCTGGTGCCGCCGGTGGCCACCACCACGCTGCCCCGGCCCGTCACCGCTTTGGGGAAGGCCACCGCCAGGCGGGACAGGGGATCGTAGCGCAGGGGGAACCGGGCCTGGAGGATCTCCGCCGTCTCCGGGGCGATCCGGGACACCAGGACGTTTTCCGCTCCCCGGCCGCCCATGGCCTCCAGGATCCCGGCGATCTGCTCCGGCGTCTTGGACTGGCCGTAGATCACCTCCGCGGACCCCTGGCGCAGGGCGCGGTGGTGGTCCACCTTGGCGTAGCCCAGGTCCTGGAAGGGGGCCAGCTTCAGCCGCAGCAGCGCCCCCTCCGGGGTCAGTTCGCCAGCCTGGACCTGCTGCAAAATGTGCAAGATATCATTCTTTTCAGACATGATATACGACAACTCCCTTCAATTCGACGGCGTTCGGGCCGTGAGGTCCAGATGGACGGCGGCAAACAGCGGCGCAAGACCCGCCAGGATCTCCGCCCGCCGCTCCAGCGCCAGGGGCATCTGGGCGGCCGTGACCTGCACCAGGGCGCCGTCCCCCCGCTGCCGCAATCGGAAGTCCCGGAAGCCCAGGGCCGCCAGCACCGCCTCGCCCTGCTCCACCTTCTTCAGCGCCGCCGCCGTCAGGGGCGTGCCGGCGGGGACCCGGGTGGCGAGGCAGGCATAGGCGGGCTTGTCCCAGGTGGGGAGGCCCGCCTCCCGGCTCAGGCGCCGGACGTCGGCCTTGGTCAGCCCGCACTCCCGGAGGGGGGACCGGACTCCCAGCTCCGCCAGGGCCGCCATGCCGGGGCGGTCGCCGGCGTCGTCGGAGGCGTTGGTGCCGTCGGCCACCAGGGGAAGGCCCTCTGCCGCCGCGTGGTCCAGGATGGCCCGGAACAGGGCCCGCTTGCAGAAGTAGCACCGCCGGGGCGGGTTGGCGGCCACCTGCGGGTCCGCCAGCACGTCCGCCTCCAGCACCGTCAGGGGCAGACCGCACAGGTCCGCCAGGGTCTCGGCGTCTGCCCGCTCATGGGCGGGCTGGAAGGGTGTCTGGACAAAGCAGGCCCTCCAGCCGGCGCCGTATTTGCCCGCCGCCCAGGCCAGCAGGGCGGAGTCCACGCCGCCGGAGAGGGCCAGGAGCCCTCTGGGATGCTGCTGAAAGAAGGATGGAAGATCCATCGCCGTCACCTCCGAAACAAAAAAGGGCATACCCCGGCCGGGGTATGCCTTCTGGCATCGCTGAACAGGCTCCGCCTCCGGCGGAGCGGACAGAGAGGATCGGCGCCCTGGGCGCCGGGCGGGGACCTTCTGATCCCCCGTAGAAATTCATTATACCGTGCCGCCCGGCCGCCGTCAAGGCGCACCTTGACAAGGGCCGGGAAGATGGGTATTCTGGGAGAAACAAAAAGAGGAGGGATGACCGTGGGGGAGCGGGACGTGCTGGTGGCTGTGGTGGACGGCCAGGGAGGCGGCATGGGCCGGGGACTGGTGGAGGCCGTGAAGCGGGCCTGGCCGGACCTGCGGGTCCGGGCCCTGGGCACCAACGCCCTGGCCACCGCCGCCATGCTGCGGGCCGGGGCCGACGACGGCGCCACCGGCGAGAACGCCGTGGCGGTGAATGCCGCCCGGGCGGACGTGATCCTGGGCCCCGTGGGGATCGCCATTCCCAACGGACTGTTGGGAGAGGTGACGCCCCGGATGGCGGAGGCCGTGGGGGAGAGCGCCGCGGCGAAGATCCTGCTGCCCTCCCAGCGCTGCGGTATCCGCCTGGCGGTGGGCCCGGTCCAGCCCATGCAGTTCTATCTGGACGAGGCGGTGCGCCTGCTGGGCCAGGAGCTGGGGCGGCTGGGCCGTATCCCTCACAACGACGACGGGAGGACCTGACATGAAAAACCATCCGACCTCCGGCGGGCGGGACGCCTTCCGCTCCCGCTGGGGCTTCAAGCTGGCCTGCATCGGCTCCGCCGTGGGCATGGGGAACATCTGGATGTTCCCCTCCCGGGTGTCGGCCTACGGGGCGGTGTTCCTGCTGCCCTATATTCTGTTCGTGGCCCTGATCGCCTCCACCGGCGTCATCGGGGAGATGGCCT encodes:
- a CDS encoding DUF3842 family protein; this encodes MLVAVVDGQGGGMGRGLVEAVKRAWPDLRVRALGTNALATAAMLRAGADDGATGENAVAVNAARADVILGPVGIAIPNGLLGEVTPRMAEAVGESAAAKILLPSQRCGIRLAVGPVQPMQFYLDEAVRLLGQELGRLGRIPHNDDGRT
- the larB gene encoding nickel pincer cofactor biosynthesis protein LarB, translated to MSEKNDILHILQQVQAGELTPEGALLRLKLAPFQDLGYAKVDHHRALRQGSAEVIYGQSKTPEQIAGILEAMGGRGAENVLVSRIAPETAEILQARFPLRYDPLSRLAVAFPKAVTGRGSVVVATGGTSDLPVAEEAALTAEALGSAVTRLYDVGVAGLHRLLSNLEPLMSARAVVAVAGMEGALASVVGGLVDCPVIAVPTSVGYGASFGGLSALLSMLNACASGISVVNIDNGFGAGFLASRINLMEGIRE
- the larE gene encoding ATP-dependent sacrificial sulfur transferase LarE — protein: MDLPSFFQQHPRGLLALSGGVDSALLAWAAGKYGAGWRACFVQTPFQPAHERADAETLADLCGLPLTVLEADVLADPQVAANPPRRCYFCKRALFRAILDHAAAEGLPLVADGTNASDDAGDRPGMAALAELGVRSPLRECGLTKADVRRLSREAGLPTWDKPAYACLATRVPAGTPLTAAALKKVEQGEAVLAALGFRDFRLRQRGDGALVQVTAAQMPLALERRAEILAGLAPLFAAVHLDLTARTPSN